Proteins from a single region of Phycisphaeraceae bacterium D3-23:
- a CDS encoding sulfatase, with the protein MIPPRLNRVCLALLFCFAATAGACQSTSLSGQADRDTTPVAAQDGNTQPPPTNVVFFLVDDLGWMDLGYSGSSFYQTPNIDRLAASGIVFTNAYAACPVCSPTRASIMTGKTPARIDTTDYFGAPQGDAILRMIEEGQDNRWTRYPIVPANYVPHLPLEEHTLAEAFSDAGYATFFAGKWHLGGEGFMPTDQGFDINIAGHHRGGPYGGGKYFHPFTGMPNLTSEEGDHLPARLAEETADFITDHKDEPFFAYLSFYSVHTPLIGRPDLVAYYRELKTRMRIAGPLFGPEGERQVRLVQEHAVYAAMVTAMDEAVGHVLDTLEEQGLAENTIVIFFADNGGLSTSEGSPTSNLPLRAGKGWLYEGGIREPCIVRWPGHTAAGDTSDYPILSTDFYPTLLSVCGLEAVPDQHVDGIDLTPTMNPFRSSKGPARPLFWHYPHYGNQGGSPGSAVRLGDWKLIRWYEPDKGTELYNLADDLSEQRNLAEQNPEKLAELNALLDAYLEDADAKLPVPNPRAAE; encoded by the coding sequence ATGATCCCGCCCCGTCTGAACCGTGTTTGTCTCGCCTTGCTTTTCTGTTTCGCCGCCACCGCCGGCGCGTGCCAAAGCACATCACTATCGGGCCAAGCCGACCGCGACACGACCCCCGTCGCCGCGCAGGATGGCAACACCCAGCCCCCACCCACCAACGTCGTCTTCTTCCTCGTCGACGACTTGGGCTGGATGGACCTGGGCTACTCCGGCTCATCGTTCTATCAGACGCCCAACATCGATCGGCTCGCCGCGTCGGGCATAGTCTTCACCAACGCCTACGCCGCCTGCCCGGTCTGCAGCCCGACCCGCGCCTCGATCATGACCGGCAAGACACCCGCCCGCATCGACACCACCGACTACTTCGGCGCGCCCCAGGGCGACGCCATCCTGCGCATGATCGAGGAGGGCCAGGACAACCGCTGGACCCGCTACCCCATCGTCCCCGCCAACTACGTCCCCCACCTCCCGCTCGAAGAGCACACCCTGGCCGAGGCCTTCAGCGACGCGGGCTACGCCACCTTCTTCGCCGGCAAGTGGCACCTGGGCGGCGAGGGGTTCATGCCCACCGACCAGGGCTTCGACATCAACATCGCCGGCCACCACCGCGGCGGGCCCTACGGCGGGGGGAAATACTTCCACCCCTTCACCGGCATGCCCAACCTCACCAGCGAGGAAGGCGACCACCTCCCCGCACGCCTCGCCGAGGAAACCGCCGACTTCATCACCGACCACAAAGACGAACCCTTCTTCGCCTACCTCTCGTTCTACTCGGTCCACACCCCGCTGATAGGCCGGCCCGACCTGGTCGCGTACTACCGGGAACTCAAAACCCGCATGCGCATCGCCGGGCCACTCTTCGGCCCCGAGGGCGAACGCCAGGTCCGACTCGTCCAGGAACACGCGGTCTACGCCGCCATGGTCACCGCGATGGACGAGGCCGTGGGCCACGTGCTCGACACGCTCGAAGAACAAGGGCTCGCCGAAAACACCATCGTCATCTTCTTCGCCGACAACGGCGGGCTCTCGACGAGCGAAGGTTCACCCACAAGCAACCTCCCGCTGCGCGCGGGTAAGGGCTGGCTGTACGAGGGCGGGATCCGCGAGCCGTGTATTGTCCGGTGGCCGGGGCATACGGCGGCGGGTGATACGAGCGATTATCCGATCCTGTCGACCGACTTCTACCCCACACTGCTCTCCGTTTGCGGGCTGGAAGCGGTACCCGATCAGCACGTGGACGGCATCGACCTGACGCCGACCATGAACCCATTCAGGTCGAGCAAGGGGCCCGCGCGCCCGCTGTTCTGGCACTACCCGCACTACGGCAACCAGGGCGGTAGCCCCGGCTCGGCCGTGCGCCTGGGCGACTGGAAACTCATCCGCTGGTACGAGCCGGATAAGGGCACCGAACTCTACAACCTCGCCGACGACCTCAGCGAACAGCGCAACCTCGCCGAGCAAAACCCCGAGAAACTCGCCGAATTGAACGCCCTGCTCGACGCCTACCTCGAAGACGCGGACGCGAAGCTCCCGGTGCCCAACCCCCGCGCGGCGGAATGA
- a CDS encoding ATP-dependent Clp protease proteolytic subunit yields MSQLVPMVIEKSGRGERAYDIYSRLLKDRIIFMNGPVTDDMTSIATAQLLFLSNEDSEQDIHVYVNSPGGSVSAGLAIYDTMQFIRPQVATYCIGMAASMGSILLMGGAKGKRYVLPNSKVLLHQPLLGGVRQGQATDLAIEAKEMLKTRDRLYKIIQHHTGQDAEKIKNDCERDYWLDAEEAVEYGCADRVLKQLPDGVAGSGKGGDED; encoded by the coding sequence ATGAGCCAGCTCGTCCCGATGGTGATCGAAAAGTCCGGCCGCGGCGAACGCGCCTACGACATCTACTCCCGGCTGCTCAAGGACCGTATCATCTTTATGAACGGCCCGGTCACCGACGACATGACCTCGATCGCCACCGCGCAGCTCCTGTTCCTCTCCAACGAAGACTCGGAGCAGGACATCCACGTCTACGTCAACTCGCCCGGCGGCAGCGTCAGCGCGGGGCTGGCGATTTATGACACGATGCAGTTCATCCGGCCCCAGGTCGCGACCTACTGCATCGGCATGGCCGCGTCGATGGGCTCGATCCTGCTGATGGGCGGGGCCAAGGGCAAGCGCTACGTCCTGCCCAACTCCAAGGTGCTGCTGCACCAGCCGCTGCTGGGCGGTGTGCGTCAGGGCCAGGCCACCGACCTCGCGATCGAGGCCAAGGAGATGCTCAAGACGCGCGACCGGCTTTACAAGATCATCCAGCACCACACGGGCCAGGACGCCGAGAAGATCAAGAACGACTGCGAGCGTGACTACTGGCTCGACGCCGAGGAGGCCGTGGAGTACGGCTGCGCCGACCGCGTCCTGAAGCAGCTGCCCGACGGCGTCGCCGGCTCGGGCAAGGGCGGGGACGAGGACTAA
- a CDS encoding ThuA domain-containing protein, whose protein sequence is MPRKIDRRLFSLLIAGVVALSLVPVFAVQDAERPTRRPVDERNSRVQRAVVEPAKVLIITGQNNHDWQRTTPMLVAILEGAGDLFEVDTTTTPAGGNDDAGWADWRPAFSDYDLVVSDYNGHMWPAEVREAFEQYVEGGGKALLLHAANNAFTGWTEYELMTGLLWRNADHGDRLYYDNDGELVRVEAGEGPGAGHGPKYDWPITHREEHPIFEGLPETWMHSFDELYHGQRGPAQDMTILATAHATNGGTGVHEPMIWTIPYGDGLVMTFLPGHLWRGQNDDSAFRCVGFRTLLKRSCEWLATDAVTQEVPDDFPTATEKSVVPE, encoded by the coding sequence ATGCCGCGTAAGATTGATCGTCGATTGTTTTCGTTGCTGATCGCGGGGGTGGTCGCGTTGTCGCTGGTGCCGGTGTTTGCGGTGCAGGATGCGGAGCGGCCGACGCGTCGCCCGGTGGATGAGCGTAACTCCCGGGTGCAGCGTGCGGTGGTCGAGCCGGCGAAGGTGCTGATCATCACGGGCCAGAACAACCACGACTGGCAGCGGACGACGCCGATGCTCGTGGCGATCCTGGAAGGCGCGGGCGACTTGTTCGAGGTGGACACGACGACCACACCGGCCGGCGGCAACGACGACGCGGGCTGGGCGGACTGGCGGCCGGCGTTTAGCGACTACGACCTGGTGGTGTCGGACTACAACGGCCACATGTGGCCGGCCGAGGTGCGCGAGGCGTTCGAGCAGTACGTCGAGGGTGGGGGCAAGGCGCTCCTGCTCCACGCCGCGAACAACGCGTTCACCGGCTGGACGGAATACGAGCTGATGACCGGGCTGCTCTGGCGCAACGCGGACCACGGCGACCGGCTGTACTACGACAACGACGGCGAACTTGTCCGCGTCGAGGCCGGCGAAGGCCCCGGGGCGGGGCACGGCCCGAAGTACGACTGGCCCATCACCCACCGCGAGGAGCACCCGATCTTTGAGGGGCTGCCCGAGACGTGGATGCACTCGTTTGACGAGCTCTACCACGGCCAGCGCGGCCCGGCCCAGGACATGACCATCCTCGCCACCGCCCACGCGACCAACGGCGGCACCGGCGTCCACGAGCCCATGATCTGGACCATCCCCTACGGCGACGGGCTGGTCATGACCTTCCTGCCCGGCCACCTCTGGCGCGGACAGAACGACGACAGCGCCTTCCGCTGTGTCGGCTTCCGCACACTGCTGAAGCGTTCGTGCGAGTGGCTCGCGACCGACGCGGTGACGCAGGAGGTGCCCGACGACTTCCCGACGGCGACCGAGAAGAGCGTCGTGCCCGAGTAA
- a CDS encoding GDSL-type esterase/lipase family protein, whose protein sequence is MKLTRTVLTGAIAAAALPALGQINVALVGDSITRGQWWLGDTYPEYLEAMLDGSFGEGAYNIGRYEDAPRGPGFGHSGATLRSDGDLPFVEQAAYTESLAFQPDLVVIMLGTNDSKDGINWNNPLLDGEMTSLDIFLADYQALISSYASLASAPDIVVMSPIPVSTVVVDTAPQSADLIENEIAPAVRNTVANFLEVDAFIDLNLLFPEDNAAFYPSDDKIHPNEAGYEFIAQQVFDLFDLDADLNYDHQVGAADLDILLAHWGQTVTPGDRSMGDVNADGLVDDLDLALIQGAWGQTALGYGGPSVVPEPASAAALLSGMGLLARRRRV, encoded by the coding sequence ATGAAACTCACCCGGACCGTCCTGACGGGGGCGATCGCTGCTGCCGCGCTGCCCGCGCTGGGGCAGATCAATGTCGCGCTGGTCGGTGACTCGATCACGCGCGGTCAGTGGTGGCTGGGCGATACCTATCCCGAGTACCTCGAGGCGATGCTCGATGGGTCGTTCGGCGAAGGCGCGTACAACATCGGCCGATACGAAGATGCGCCGCGTGGCCCGGGCTTTGGCCACAGCGGCGCGACGCTGCGCAGCGACGGGGACCTGCCCTTTGTCGAACAGGCCGCCTACACCGAGTCGCTCGCGTTCCAGCCCGACCTCGTCGTCATCATGCTCGGCACGAACGACTCGAAGGACGGCATCAACTGGAACAACCCGCTGCTTGACGGCGAGATGACGTCGCTCGATATCTTCCTCGCCGACTACCAGGCGCTCATCAGCAGCTACGCCAGCCTCGCGTCGGCACCCGACATCGTCGTGATGTCGCCGATCCCGGTCTCGACGGTCGTGGTCGATACCGCGCCCCAGAGCGCAGACCTCATCGAGAACGAGATCGCGCCGGCGGTGCGCAACACGGTCGCTAACTTTTTAGAGGTCGATGCCTTTATCGACCTCAACCTGCTGTTCCCCGAGGACAACGCGGCCTTCTACCCCAGCGACGACAAGATCCACCCCAACGAGGCGGGCTACGAGTTCATCGCGCAGCAGGTGTTCGACCTGTTCGACCTCGACGCGGACCTGAACTACGACCACCAGGTCGGCGCGGCCGACCTCGACATCCTGCTCGCGCACTGGGGCCAGACCGTCACGCCGGGCGACCGGTCGATGGGGGATGTCAACGCCGACGGGCTGGTCGACGACCTCGACCTTGCGCTGATCCAGGGCGCCTGGGGCCAGACCGCGCTAGGCTATGGCGGGCCGAGCGTCGTGCCCGAGCCGGCCTCGGCGGCGGCGCTGCTGTCGGGGATGGGTCTGCTCGCGCGTCGCCGACGGGTGTGA
- a CDS encoding cyanophycinase, translating to MQHRLNAIAALLLLLPLLGCTGRATVALPPRAPTLLIIGGGSLGETPIRPAFLQAVHSDFNQPGNVLVLPTASGAPEESGLGTTLALRDITTRHEVGVLMLTVDDPGRADDDAAAQKIRIADGIWFTGGDQSRITHVFRPPGTQGLADGADTTDTPQGPSLADQALRAMFDRGGTIAGTSAGAAMMSNPMIAGGSSDNALLHGQGEEGVLIAPGMGLFTFGLIDQHFLQRGRLGRLIAALEATNTRYGFGIEEGKAVVVTLGDTPDLTALGPDRALIVNNPSGLRNDNGDRHGIRLSLLGTGDRWDPLAQHAVPHPSKQDRAQITIPLDGPAHDPTRNAWEPGAIRDLIHALAVDPDTPLALTSEHFVLIFSCDRQTRFFVEPDNRGDLFADNLLLEVRRRIFFDDTSD from the coding sequence ATGCAACACCGCCTAAACGCCATCGCGGCATTGCTCCTGCTCCTCCCCCTCCTCGGCTGCACCGGCCGCGCAACCGTCGCCCTCCCCCCCCGCGCTCCCACCCTCCTCATCATCGGCGGCGGGTCGCTGGGCGAGACACCCATCCGGCCCGCGTTCCTTCAAGCCGTGCACTCCGACTTCAATCAACCCGGCAACGTCCTCGTCCTCCCCACCGCGTCGGGCGCGCCCGAAGAGTCCGGGCTGGGCACCACCCTCGCGCTACGCGACATCACCACCCGGCACGAGGTCGGCGTCCTCATGCTCACCGTCGACGACCCCGGACGCGCCGACGACGACGCGGCCGCGCAAAAAATCCGAATCGCCGACGGCATCTGGTTCACCGGCGGCGACCAGTCCCGCATCACCCACGTCTTCCGCCCCCCCGGAACGCAAGGCCTCGCAGACGGCGCAGATACAACTGACACGCCGCAAGGCCCATCACTCGCCGACCAAGCGCTCCGCGCCATGTTCGACCGCGGCGGCACCATCGCCGGCACCTCCGCCGGCGCGGCGATGATGTCCAACCCCATGATCGCCGGCGGGTCGTCCGACAACGCACTGCTCCACGGCCAAGGCGAAGAGGGCGTCCTGATCGCCCCGGGCATGGGGCTCTTTACCTTCGGCCTGATCGACCAGCACTTCCTCCAACGCGGCCGACTCGGCAGACTCATCGCCGCACTCGAAGCGACCAACACCCGCTACGGCTTCGGCATCGAAGAAGGCAAAGCCGTCGTCGTCACGCTCGGGGACACGCCCGACCTCACCGCACTCGGACCCGACAGGGCGCTCATCGTCAACAACCCCAGTGGGCTGCGCAACGACAACGGCGACCGACACGGCATCCGACTCTCGCTCCTGGGCACCGGCGACCGCTGGGACCCGCTGGCCCAACACGCCGTCCCCCACCCATCCAAACAAGACCGCGCCCAGATCACCATCCCCCTCGACGGCCCCGCCCACGACCCAACACGCAACGCCTGGGAGCCCGGCGCCATCCGCGACCTCATCCACGCCCTCGCGGTCGACCCCGACACCCCGCTGGCGCTGACCAGCGAACACTTTGTGCTGATCTTCAGCTGCGATCGACAAACCCGCTTCTTCGTCGAACCCGACAATCGCGGCGACCTCTTTGCAGACAACCTCCTGCTCGAAGTCCGCCGACGTATCTTCTTTGACGACACCTCAGACTAA
- the murJ gene encoding murein biosynthesis integral membrane protein MurJ — protein MSPTAPQNPPPEGDAGRTDAGPAGQSSRFVGHAVLVSALTLLSRLTGLARDAVLAAAFGLSTIADAFFIGFLVPNLFRRLFGEGALTAAFIPHYTELRERDPQLARRFASLVLTLLTVLLLTITAVAELGLWWLASSLDGEAQGKAALAVRYTRIMLPYMPLICLVALAGGVLQVHKKFGPPAAAPLVLNGVIIAATAFATVGFTRGGDTEHVATIVAFAVLLAGALQLGWQLAAMQRTAGLTRVFEGVGPQVKAMLIMMGPMVLGLAVFQINALMDSLIAFFLSPPAPGSGGGDGGGGGADGPAPLTMLGRTFIAPLQNGDVAALQWSQRLYQFPLGVFGVAIATAIFPALSAAAAKVARVDDDAGDSRAKPQAAGDEFSAILRQGLRLTVFIGLPASVGLLLVRVPLARVVYERGAFETGDALRVATILAGYATSVWAYSMMHTVTRAFYALKDATTPLKVSVGMVALNLTLNLTLIWPLGAAGLAWSTAVSAVAQAGLLLLLIRRRVDRPIDASVLKSWGRTALASAVMAAALWPALWWFDPATLSRTGSALLLAGMTLGGAGVVLAIAKLAGAEELGWVFRRRSV, from the coding sequence ATGAGCCCCACCGCCCCCCAAAACCCGCCCCCGGAAGGTGACGCCGGCCGCACCGACGCGGGCCCCGCGGGGCAAAGCTCGCGGTTCGTCGGCCACGCGGTGCTGGTCAGCGCCCTGACGCTGCTGTCGCGTCTGACCGGACTCGCGCGCGACGCGGTACTCGCCGCGGCGTTTGGGCTCTCGACGATTGCCGACGCCTTCTTCATCGGGTTCCTCGTGCCCAACCTGTTCCGTCGGCTGTTCGGCGAGGGCGCGCTCACCGCCGCGTTCATCCCGCACTACACCGAGCTGCGCGAGCGCGACCCGCAGCTCGCGCGCCGCTTCGCGTCGCTCGTGCTCACACTGCTGACCGTGCTGCTGCTCACCATCACAGCCGTGGCCGAGCTCGGGCTGTGGTGGCTCGCGTCGTCGCTCGATGGCGAGGCGCAGGGCAAGGCGGCGCTGGCGGTGCGCTACACGCGGATCATGCTGCCGTACATGCCGCTGATCTGCCTGGTCGCGCTGGCGGGCGGGGTCTTGCAGGTGCATAAAAAGTTCGGCCCGCCCGCCGCCGCGCCGCTCGTGCTCAACGGCGTCATCATCGCCGCGACCGCTTTCGCCACCGTCGGCTTCACACGCGGCGGCGACACCGAACACGTCGCGACCATCGTCGCCTTTGCCGTGTTGTTGGCGGGCGCGTTGCAGCTGGGCTGGCAGCTTGCCGCCATGCAACGCACCGCCGGGCTGACGCGCGTCTTTGAAGGCGTCGGCCCGCAGGTCAAGGCGATGCTCATCATGATGGGGCCGATGGTGCTCGGGCTCGCGGTGTTCCAGATCAACGCGCTGATGGATTCGCTGATCGCGTTCTTCCTGTCACCTCCCGCCCCCGGAAGCGGAGGCGGAGACGGAGGCGGAGGCGGGGCCGACGGCCCCGCGCCGCTCACCATGCTGGGCCGTACGTTCATCGCGCCTTTGCAGAACGGCGACGTCGCGGCGCTGCAGTGGAGCCAGCGGCTCTACCAGTTCCCCCTGGGGGTGTTCGGGGTGGCGATCGCCACGGCGATCTTCCCGGCGCTGTCGGCGGCGGCGGCAAAGGTTGCTCGTGTGGATGACGATGCCGGGGACAGCCGCGCTAAGCCGCAAGCGGCGGGTGACGAGTTTTCCGCGATCCTGCGGCAGGGGCTGCGGCTGACGGTCTTCATCGGGCTGCCCGCGAGCGTCGGTCTGCTGCTGGTGCGCGTGCCGCTGGCGCGCGTCGTCTATGAGCGCGGCGCGTTCGAGACCGGCGACGCGCTGCGGGTCGCGACGATCCTCGCGGGCTACGCCACGAGCGTGTGGGCCTACTCGATGATGCACACGGTCACGCGGGCGTTCTACGCGCTCAAGGACGCGACCACCCCGCTCAAGGTCAGCGTCGGCATGGTCGCGCTGAACCTCACGCTGAACCTCACGCTCATCTGGCCCTTGGGCGCGGCAGGGCTCGCGTGGTCCACGGCGGTCAGCGCGGTCGCGCAGGCCGGGCTGCTGCTGCTGCTGATCCGTCGGCGGGTGGATCGGCCGATCGACGCATCGGTACTCAAGAGCTGGGGCCGGACCGCGCTGGCGAGCGCGGTGATGGCCGCGGCGCTCTGGCCCGCGCTGTGGTGGTTCGACCCGGCGACGCTCTCACGCACCGGCAGCGCGCTGCTGCTGGCCGGCATGACGCTGGGCGGCGCGGGCGTCGTGCTCGCGATCGCGAAGCTCGCGGGGGCGGAGGAACTCGGGTGGGTCTTTCGGCGGCGCAGCGTGTGA
- a CDS encoding DUF4954 family protein, whose protein sequence is MGPIQITPADDFNRALTEPTADSADRQTLRDTQAGRPADHWRRLRSDEIEALVKNGNKAQSWDTLLVADPFRADQITNCEFAGLVRIGKVEDVVLTHHDLHVPAGISHSRIVQCDIGDNAAVHHVRYLSHYLVGDRCILHNIDELHCTDHAKFGNGIVQDGEDESIRIWIDLMNEQGGRSVLPFDGMTPADAYLWAKHRGDDGLMDRLKQMTQNQFDTRRGYFGTLGEQCVIKSCRIIKDVKVGPAGYIKGANKLKNLTINSSFDEPSQVGEGVEMVNGVLGFGCRVFYGCKAVRFVMGDNATLKYGARLIHSYLGDNSTVSCCELLNNLIYPAHEQHHNNSFLVAARVEGQCNIAAGATIGSNHNSRANDGELVAKRGFWPGLCTTLKHSSRFASFTLLGQGDYTYELDIPLPFTLVSDDPRANTLALVPGYWWTHNMYALKRNEHKFTKRDKRQRKTQHVEFDALAPDTAEEIIAGLDLLARWTVDAARRADGRDDPITEAALLATGHAMLQAEPERTAKLRVTAPGVENSKREAVVRNPRRGYHAYRDMLHHYAMTNLIAYLQDHPQATFDSMQHDLGLAHSGNGNAPPRQTAWVNVGGQLMQRPDLDQLRYNIRTGAITTWSQVHDDYDRLWQAYPRHKHRHALATLCYLLGEDELTADQWAEQLAKEAQTLTHIRDAVTATRAKDFDNPFRDTTFDDGDERAAVLGKVDDNPFIQQVRADTEQALAAIDEVRGRG, encoded by the coding sequence ATGGGCCCTATCCAGATCACACCCGCCGACGACTTCAACCGCGCGCTCACCGAGCCCACGGCCGACAGCGCCGACCGCCAGACCCTCCGCGACACCCAGGCCGGCCGACCCGCCGACCACTGGCGTCGCCTCCGGTCCGACGAGATCGAGGCGCTCGTCAAGAACGGCAACAAGGCCCAGAGCTGGGACACCCTCCTCGTCGCCGACCCCTTCCGCGCCGACCAGATCACCAACTGCGAGTTCGCCGGCCTCGTCCGCATCGGCAAGGTCGAAGACGTCGTCCTCACCCACCACGACCTCCACGTCCCCGCCGGCATCAGCCACTCCCGCATCGTGCAGTGCGACATCGGCGACAACGCCGCCGTCCACCACGTCCGCTACCTCAGCCACTACCTCGTCGGCGACCGCTGCATCCTCCACAACATCGACGAGCTCCACTGCACCGACCACGCTAAGTTCGGCAACGGCATCGTGCAGGACGGCGAGGACGAATCCATCCGCATCTGGATCGACCTCATGAACGAGCAGGGCGGGCGATCCGTCCTCCCCTTCGACGGCATGACCCCCGCCGACGCCTACCTCTGGGCCAAGCACCGCGGCGACGACGGGCTCATGGACCGGCTCAAGCAGATGACGCAAAACCAGTTCGACACCCGACGCGGCTACTTCGGCACGCTGGGAGAACAGTGCGTCATCAAGTCCTGCCGCATCATCAAAGACGTCAAGGTCGGGCCCGCCGGCTACATCAAGGGCGCGAACAAACTCAAGAACCTCACCATCAACTCCAGCTTCGACGAGCCCAGCCAGGTCGGCGAAGGCGTCGAGATGGTCAACGGCGTGCTGGGCTTTGGCTGCCGGGTGTTCTACGGCTGCAAGGCCGTGCGCTTCGTCATGGGCGACAATGCGACGCTCAAGTACGGCGCCCGGCTCATCCACTCATACCTCGGCGACAACTCGACGGTCTCGTGCTGCGAGCTCCTGAACAACCTGATCTACCCCGCACACGAGCAGCACCACAACAACTCGTTCCTCGTCGCCGCGCGCGTCGAGGGCCAGTGCAACATCGCCGCCGGCGCGACCATCGGCAGCAACCACAACAGCCGGGCCAACGACGGCGAGCTGGTCGCCAAGCGCGGGTTCTGGCCCGGGCTGTGCACGACACTCAAGCACTCGTCCCGCTTCGCCTCGTTCACGCTGCTGGGTCAAGGCGACTACACCTACGAGCTCGACATCCCGCTGCCCTTCACGCTGGTCAGCGACGACCCGCGTGCCAACACCCTCGCGCTCGTGCCGGGCTACTGGTGGACGCACAACATGTACGCCCTCAAGCGCAACGAGCACAAGTTCACCAAGCGCGATAAACGCCAGCGAAAAACGCAGCACGTCGAGTTCGATGCGCTCGCGCCGGACACGGCCGAGGAGATCATCGCCGGGCTCGACCTGCTCGCGCGCTGGACGGTCGACGCCGCCCGCCGCGCGGACGGCCGGGACGACCCGATCACCGAGGCGGCGCTGCTCGCGACCGGCCACGCGATGCTTCAGGCCGAGCCCGAGCGGACAGCCAAGCTCCGCGTCACCGCGCCGGGCGTCGAGAACAGCAAGCGCGAGGCGGTCGTCCGCAACCCCCGCCGCGGCTACCACGCCTACCGCGACATGCTCCACCACTACGCGATGACGAATCTCATCGCCTACCTGCAGGACCACCCGCAGGCGACCTTCGACTCCATGCAGCACGACCTCGGCCTCGCGCACAGCGGCAACGGCAACGCGCCGCCGAGACAAACCGCCTGGGTCAACGTCGGCGGCCAGCTCATGCAGCGGCCCGACCTCGACCAGCTCCGCTACAACATCCGCACCGGCGCGATCACCACCTGGAGCCAGGTCCACGACGACTACGACCGCCTCTGGCAGGCCTACCCCCGACACAAACACCGACACGCGCTGGCGACCCTGTGCTACCTGCTGGGCGAGGACGAACTCACCGCCGACCAGTGGGCCGAGCAACTCGCCAAAGAGGCCCAGACGCTGACGCACATCCGCGACGCCGTCACCGCGACGCGGGCCAAGGACTTCGACAACCCGTTCCGCGACACGACCTTCGACGACGGCGACGAACGCGCCGCCGTGTTGGGCAAGGTCGACGACAACCCGTTCATCCAGCAGGTGCGTGCCGACACCGAGCAGGCCCTGGCCGCGATCGACGAGGTCCGCGGGCGGGGTTAG